From Streptomyces yatensis, one genomic window encodes:
- a CDS encoding beta-L-arabinofuranosidase domain-containing protein has protein sequence MPLDRRRFLRTSALTLGTPALAAHLAPAAVASSASPARRPRAPLADALDRLPSGSVTPRGWLAEQLRLQLHGLCGRYEERSHFLDFDATGWTHPDQDGWEEVPYWLRGYVPLAVATRDQAALANSRKWIDAILATQQSDGFFGPRSLRTKLNGGPDFWPYLPLLMALRTHEEFTGDQRVIPFLTRFLSFMNAQGPGAFDSSWVSYRWGDGLDTAMWLYRRTGEAFLLDLVHKMHTYGANWVDNLPSPHNVNIAQGFREPAQYAQLTGSAELRQATYRTYASVLGAYGQFPGGGIAGDENYRPGFADPRQGFETCGIVEFMASHELLTRVTGDPVWADRCEDLAFNMLPAALDPQGTGTHYITSANSIDLNNAVKSQGQFQNGFAMQSYQPGVDQYRCCPHNYGMGWPYFAEELWLATPDKGLAASLYAACQVSAKVAGGTAVTFTEDTDYPFDETIRLTLATREKVAFPLHLRIPGWCENPRIEVNGRAVAARGGPAFVKVDRSWTDGDVVTIRLPQRTTLRTWSAQHGAVSVDHGPLTYSLRIGEDFVRYAGTDTFPEYEVHATTPWNYGLAPGALPVLTRDDGPLAANPFTHEGTPVRMTAQARRIPEWVSDDEQVVTPLQQSPARADTPAETVTLIPMGAARLRVTCFPTATPDGRAWTPEPPFRRLRNKHSGKVLAVDQMSTANSARVVQYDNTPTGDHAWQWIDRGDGWFLIRNGHSGKVLGVDRMSTANSAIVVQYEDNGTADHLWRKVDNGDGWFRVLNKNSQKVLGVDGMSTANSAQVVQYDDNGTDDHLWRLV, from the coding sequence ATGCCCCTCGACCGACGTCGCTTCCTCCGCACCAGCGCCCTCACCCTCGGCACCCCCGCGCTCGCCGCCCACCTGGCCCCGGCCGCCGTGGCATCCTCGGCATCCCCGGCCCGGCGGCCGAGGGCCCCGCTGGCCGACGCCCTCGACCGGCTCCCGTCCGGGAGCGTCACCCCGCGCGGATGGCTGGCCGAGCAGCTCCGTCTCCAACTCCATGGACTCTGCGGCCGGTACGAGGAGCGCTCGCACTTCCTCGACTTCGATGCCACCGGCTGGACCCACCCGGACCAGGACGGCTGGGAGGAGGTGCCCTACTGGCTGCGTGGCTATGTCCCGCTGGCCGTGGCCACCCGTGACCAGGCAGCGCTCGCGAACTCCCGCAAATGGATCGACGCCATCCTCGCCACCCAGCAGAGCGACGGCTTCTTCGGGCCGCGCTCCCTGCGGACAAAGCTGAACGGTGGCCCCGACTTCTGGCCGTACCTCCCCCTCCTCATGGCCCTGCGCACCCATGAGGAGTTCACCGGCGACCAGCGCGTGATCCCCTTCCTGACCCGCTTCCTGAGCTTCATGAACGCGCAGGGGCCGGGCGCCTTCGACTCCAGCTGGGTCTCCTACCGCTGGGGCGACGGGCTCGACACCGCGATGTGGCTGTACCGCCGCACCGGCGAGGCATTTCTCCTCGACCTCGTCCACAAGATGCATACGTACGGCGCCAATTGGGTCGACAACCTCCCGAGCCCGCACAACGTCAATATCGCCCAGGGCTTCCGCGAGCCCGCCCAGTACGCGCAGCTGACCGGCTCCGCCGAGCTCAGACAGGCGACCTACCGCACCTATGCGTCGGTGCTCGGTGCGTACGGCCAGTTCCCGGGCGGTGGCATCGCCGGCGACGAGAACTACCGCCCCGGTTTCGCGGACCCCCGGCAGGGGTTCGAGACCTGTGGCATCGTCGAGTTCATGGCCAGCCATGAGCTGCTGACCCGGGTCACCGGCGACCCGGTCTGGGCGGACCGCTGCGAGGACCTGGCCTTCAACATGCTGCCCGCCGCCCTCGACCCCCAGGGCACCGGCACCCACTACATCACCAGCGCGAACAGCATCGATCTGAACAACGCGGTGAAGTCCCAGGGGCAGTTCCAGAACGGCTTCGCGATGCAGTCGTACCAGCCGGGCGTCGACCAGTACCGCTGCTGTCCGCACAACTACGGCATGGGCTGGCCGTACTTCGCCGAGGAGCTGTGGCTGGCCACTCCCGACAAGGGGCTCGCCGCCTCCCTCTACGCCGCGTGCCAGGTGAGCGCGAAGGTGGCCGGCGGTACGGCGGTCACCTTCACCGAGGACACCGACTATCCGTTCGACGAGACCATCAGGCTCACCCTGGCCACCCGCGAGAAGGTGGCCTTCCCGCTCCATCTGCGCATCCCCGGCTGGTGCGAGAACCCCCGTATCGAGGTCAACGGCCGGGCGGTGGCCGCGCGCGGCGGTCCGGCCTTCGTCAAGGTCGACCGGAGCTGGACGGACGGCGATGTGGTGACGATCCGCCTGCCGCAGCGCACCACCCTGCGGACCTGGTCCGCCCAGCACGGCGCGGTCAGTGTCGACCACGGCCCGCTGACGTACTCCCTGCGCATCGGCGAGGACTTCGTGCGCTACGCCGGCACCGACACCTTCCCCGAGTACGAAGTGCACGCCACCACGCCGTGGAACTACGGCCTCGCCCCCGGAGCCCTTCCCGTCCTCACCCGCGACGACGGTCCGCTCGCCGCCAATCCCTTCACTCACGAGGGCACCCCGGTCCGCATGACCGCCCAGGCGCGTCGCATCCCCGAGTGGGTCTCCGACGACGAGCAGGTGGTCACCCCGCTGCAGCAGAGCCCGGCCCGTGCCGACACACCGGCCGAGACGGTCACCCTCATCCCCATGGGCGCGGCCCGGCTGCGCGTCACCTGCTTTCCGACGGCCACGCCGGACGGCCGGGCTTGGACCCCGGAGCCGCCCTTCCGCCGTCTGCGGAACAAGCACAGCGGCAAGGTGCTGGCGGTCGACCAGATGTCCACGGCCAACAGCGCCCGTGTGGTGCAGTACGACAACACGCCGACGGGAGACCACGCCTGGCAGTGGATCGACCGGGGCGACGGCTGGTTCCTGATCCGCAACGGCCACAGCGGCAAGGTCCTGGGCGTCGACCGGATGTCGACCGCCAACAGCGCCATCGTCGTCCAGTACGAGGACAACGGCACGGCCGATCACCTCTGGAGGAAGGTGGACAACGGCGACGGATGGTTCCGCGTCCTCAACAAGAACAGCCAGAAGGTGCTGGGCGTCGACGGCATGTCCACCGCCAACAGCGCCCAGGTGGTGCAGTACGACGACAACGGAACCGACGACCATCTGTGGCGGCTCGTGTGA
- a CDS encoding class I SAM-dependent methyltransferase, with product MSAPQGPTFRELVVQALSSVEHGYDLLAPKFDHTGYRTPASVLDSVTDALRGLGPFDSGLDVCCGTGAGMGVLRQVCRERITGVDFSVGMLAAGRARAPMAPDAPHTGWVRADVRALPFGPVFDLAVSFGAFGHFLPRELPGLFTQVHSVLRPGGRFAFPIGAPARPGSRHYWELLAFDTAMRVRNAVWRPRFVMYYRTFRLAEVREELLRAGFEVELRALEELGRRADGSPRCRLVVATRPV from the coding sequence ATGTCCGCACCCCAGGGCCCCACCTTCCGTGAGCTCGTCGTCCAGGCGCTGTCGTCCGTCGAGCACGGCTACGACCTGCTGGCCCCGAAGTTCGACCACACCGGATATCGGACCCCCGCTTCGGTGCTGGACTCGGTGACCGACGCTCTGCGCGGGCTCGGGCCCTTCGACAGCGGCCTCGACGTGTGCTGCGGAACCGGCGCGGGCATGGGTGTGCTGCGGCAGGTGTGCCGGGAGCGGATCACTGGCGTCGACTTCAGCGTCGGCATGCTGGCCGCGGGACGGGCCCGTGCGCCGATGGCGCCGGACGCCCCGCACACGGGTTGGGTACGCGCCGACGTACGCGCCCTTCCGTTCGGGCCGGTCTTCGACCTGGCGGTGAGCTTCGGGGCGTTCGGCCACTTCCTGCCGCGGGAGCTGCCTGGGCTCTTCACCCAGGTCCACTCCGTACTCCGCCCGGGCGGCCGGTTCGCCTTCCCGATCGGGGCACCGGCCCGTCCGGGATCCCGGCACTACTGGGAGCTCCTGGCGTTCGACACCGCGATGCGGGTGCGCAACGCGGTCTGGCGGCCGCGCTTTGTGATGTACTACCGGACCTTCCGGCTCGCGGAGGTGCGGGAAGAGCTGCTCCGGGCCGGGTTCGAGGTCGAACTGCGGGCGCTGGAGGAGCTCGGCCGGCGGGCGGACGGCAGCCCTCGCTGCCGACTGGTGGTGGCCACCCGGCCGGTCTGA
- a CDS encoding FAD-dependent monooxygenase: MNTAPKRTALVSGASIAGPALAYWLHRYGFAVTLVEKAAALRGGGYPIDIRGTAVEAVRRMGVLPRLRDAHVGVRRISFVDAEGRPIADLRPEALSGGEEGHDLEIPRGELAEILYGAIRDDVELLFNDSIATLHDHDGGVDVTFRGGARRTFDLVIGADGIHSHTRGLVFGPEEPYHRYLGHSFAGFTMPNHLGLAHEGLTWNVPGRTAVLYAPRDGDRVHAFLSFLRPDPPLDAFRDPAAQRDLVAGTFAGYAWEIPRMVAALHASDDLFFDVVSQIHMPRWSTGRVALVGDAAYAPSFFSGQGSSLALVGAYVLAGELATSPGHADAYERYERTLRSFVEMNQALATEGSAGLSPRTPEDLARRNEALRDPSPVLNSAGRHAHSALALPRYDAA; encoded by the coding sequence ATGAACACCGCGCCGAAGCGCACGGCCCTGGTCTCCGGCGCCAGCATCGCCGGTCCCGCGCTGGCCTACTGGCTCCACCGGTACGGCTTCGCGGTCACCCTCGTCGAGAAAGCTGCCGCCCTACGCGGTGGCGGCTACCCCATCGACATCCGCGGCACCGCGGTCGAGGCCGTCCGGCGCATGGGGGTGCTCCCCCGGCTCCGGGACGCCCACGTCGGCGTCCGCCGGATCTCCTTCGTCGACGCGGAAGGCCGTCCGATCGCCGACCTCCGGCCCGAAGCCCTCTCCGGCGGCGAGGAAGGCCATGACCTCGAAATCCCCCGCGGAGAGCTGGCCGAGATCCTCTACGGCGCGATCCGCGACGATGTCGAACTCCTCTTCAACGACTCCATCGCCACCCTCCACGACCATGACGGCGGTGTGGACGTGACCTTCCGCGGCGGAGCCCGGCGCACCTTCGACCTGGTCATCGGCGCCGACGGCATCCACTCGCACACCAGGGGCCTGGTCTTCGGCCCCGAGGAGCCCTACCACCGCTATCTCGGCCACAGCTTCGCCGGATTCACCATGCCCAACCATCTGGGGCTCGCCCACGAGGGTCTGACCTGGAACGTACCGGGCAGGACCGCCGTCCTCTACGCACCCCGCGACGGCGACCGCGTCCACGCCTTCCTCAGCTTCCTGCGCCCCGACCCGCCCCTCGACGCCTTCCGCGACCCCGCCGCCCAGCGCGACCTCGTGGCCGGGACGTTCGCCGGGTACGCATGGGAGATCCCGCGCATGGTCGCCGCCCTGCACGCCAGCGACGACCTCTTCTTCGACGTGGTCAGCCAGATCCATATGCCACGGTGGTCCACCGGCCGGGTCGCCCTGGTCGGCGACGCCGCCTACGCCCCGTCGTTCTTCTCCGGCCAGGGCTCGAGCCTGGCACTGGTCGGCGCGTACGTCCTCGCCGGCGAGCTGGCCACAAGCCCCGGCCACGCCGACGCCTACGAGAGGTACGAGCGCACCCTGCGGTCATTCGTGGAGATGAACCAGGCACTCGCCACCGAGGGGAGCGCGGGTCTGTCTCCCCGTACCCCCGAGGACCTGGCCCGGCGCAACGAGGCGCTGCGCGACCCGTCCCCCGTGCTCAACAGCGCGGGCCGGCACGCGCACTCGGCGCTGGCCCTCCCCCGCTACGACGCCGCCTGA
- a CDS encoding MarR family winged helix-turn-helix transcriptional regulator, which yields MAAEEPEAEQGGEGGHDLLAMLPRLTQLSAAVNRGRLTERAMEAAGVSVDRPAMSVLVILHVAGGPLRVGEIASRMQVVGPHVTRQVNELARRGLVHRVADPDDQRARLIEPTTEGAAATDRYMRTVLGCFGDALAGWSPHDREVFGRLLARFVDDLTAHLDSFDDDRPA from the coding sequence ATGGCCGCCGAGGAACCGGAGGCCGAGCAGGGCGGCGAAGGCGGACACGACCTGCTGGCCATGCTGCCCCGCCTGACGCAGCTCAGCGCTGCCGTGAACCGGGGCCGCCTGACCGAGCGCGCCATGGAGGCCGCCGGTGTATCCGTGGACCGGCCCGCGATGTCGGTGCTGGTCATCCTGCATGTGGCGGGCGGTCCTCTGCGGGTGGGGGAGATCGCCTCACGGATGCAGGTCGTCGGGCCCCATGTGACCCGGCAGGTGAACGAGCTGGCGCGGCGCGGACTGGTCCACCGGGTCGCCGATCCGGACGATCAGCGCGCTCGGCTCATCGAGCCGACCACCGAGGGAGCTGCGGCGACCGACCGCTATATGCGGACCGTCCTCGGATGTTTCGGCGACGCCCTCGCCGGCTGGAGCCCGCACGACCGCGAGGTCTTCGGCCGGCTTCTGGCCCGCTTCGTCGACGACCTCACTGCCCATCTGGACTCCTTCGACGACGATCGGCCCGCATGA
- a CDS encoding TetR/AcrR family transcriptional regulator encodes MVNWEKAAQPAKAARAALSHEAIATAAIEVADGQGLDAVTMRKVAEHIGAGAMSLYRYVDSRDDLITLMVDRVSAEAIAPPPTGDWRADLTEAAHRIRQVTLRHPWLARHALNAEDFGPGTLAMTESTLALLDGHGLDTGDMLDAWRTLLAFVQGHAFAEARRHEAGQRRTGASETGASETGAPGPSFLDKAAESGAYPLSTRALREAPRPPDPQDAFDRRLGHVLDGLAQAFFDRDRR; translated from the coding sequence ATGGTGAACTGGGAGAAGGCCGCGCAACCGGCGAAGGCGGCACGAGCCGCCCTGTCCCACGAGGCCATCGCGACCGCCGCCATCGAGGTGGCGGACGGCCAAGGGCTCGACGCGGTGACCATGCGGAAGGTCGCCGAGCACATCGGCGCGGGTGCCATGTCCCTCTATCGCTATGTCGACAGCCGCGACGACCTGATCACCCTCATGGTCGACCGGGTCAGCGCCGAGGCCATCGCCCCGCCCCCCACCGGCGACTGGCGTGCCGATCTCACCGAAGCCGCCCACCGGATCCGCCAGGTGACCCTGCGCCATCCCTGGCTGGCCCGACACGCTCTCAACGCCGAGGACTTCGGGCCGGGCACGCTGGCGATGACGGAGTCCACCCTGGCCCTTCTGGACGGTCACGGGCTGGACACCGGCGACATGCTCGACGCCTGGCGGACCCTGCTCGCGTTCGTCCAGGGGCATGCCTTCGCCGAGGCCCGCCGGCACGAGGCCGGACAGCGCCGGACCGGCGCGAGCGAGACCGGGGCGAGCGAAACCGGCGCGCCCGGGCCGTCGTTCCTGGACAAGGCCGCCGAGAGCGGTGCGTACCCGCTCTCCACGCGCGCCCTGCGGGAGGCCCCCCGGCCCCCCGATCCGCAGGACGCCTTCGACCGCCGTCTGGGCCATGTGCTCGACGGCCTTGCCCAGGCGTTCTTCGACCGCGACCGGCGGTAG
- a CDS encoding SRPBCC domain-containing protein, with protein MYATRVSRRVNAPRSAVYRALLDASAVAAWRVPDGMTCRVHEFDPREGGTFRISLIYDDPAGTGKSGGHTDTYHGRFSRLVPDEQVVEVSEFETTDPALRTTMTITTTLTDAAGGGTDVHILHEGLPDAVPAADNELGTRMSLDKLAALVETGRAPR; from the coding sequence ATGTATGCCACGCGAGTCTCCCGACGTGTGAACGCTCCGCGCTCGGCCGTCTACCGGGCGCTCCTGGACGCGAGCGCGGTCGCGGCCTGGCGGGTGCCCGACGGCATGACCTGCCGGGTGCATGAGTTCGACCCCCGCGAAGGCGGGACCTTCCGCATCTCCCTCATCTACGACGACCCGGCGGGCACCGGCAAGTCGGGCGGCCATACGGACACCTACCACGGCCGCTTCAGCCGGCTGGTGCCGGACGAGCAGGTGGTCGAGGTGTCCGAGTTCGAGACCACGGACCCCGCCCTGCGCACCACGATGACGATCACGACCACGCTCACCGACGCGGCGGGCGGCGGCACGGACGTCCACATCCTGCACGAGGGGCTCCCCGACGCCGTACCGGCGGCCGACAACGAGCTGGGCACCCGGATGAGCCTGGACAAGCTGGCCGCGCTCGTCGAGACGGGCCGGGCGCCTCGGTAA
- a CDS encoding succinate dehydrogenase/fumarate reductase iron-sulfur subunit: MKLTLRVWRQKNADTPGAMATYQLDGVSQDMSFLEMLDILNEELIVKGEEPVAFDHDCREGICGACSLVINGDAHGPERTTTCQLHMRSFQDGDTIDIEPWRASAFPVIKDLVVDRSAFDRVIQAGGFITAPTGAAPEAHATPVPKADADFAFEHAECIGCGACVAACPNGAAMLFTSAKVNHLNVLPQGSPERETRVLDMVSQMDAEGFGGCTLTGECATACPKGIPLFSITAMNKEWLRATRKVKR, translated from the coding sequence ATGAAGCTCACCCTGCGCGTCTGGCGCCAGAAGAACGCCGACACACCCGGTGCCATGGCCACTTACCAGCTCGACGGTGTCTCCCAGGACATGTCCTTCCTGGAGATGCTCGACATCCTCAACGAGGAACTCATCGTCAAGGGTGAGGAGCCGGTGGCCTTCGACCACGACTGCCGCGAGGGCATCTGCGGTGCGTGCAGCCTGGTGATCAACGGTGACGCCCACGGTCCGGAGCGCACCACCACCTGCCAGCTCCATATGCGGTCCTTCCAGGACGGCGACACCATCGACATCGAGCCGTGGCGTGCCTCCGCCTTCCCGGTCATCAAGGACCTGGTGGTGGACCGCTCCGCCTTCGACCGGGTGATCCAGGCCGGTGGTTTCATCACCGCCCCGACCGGGGCCGCGCCGGAGGCACACGCCACTCCGGTGCCCAAGGCGGACGCGGACTTCGCGTTCGAGCACGCCGAGTGCATCGGCTGCGGCGCCTGCGTGGCGGCCTGTCCCAACGGTGCGGCGATGCTGTTCACCTCGGCCAAGGTCAACCACCTCAATGTGCTGCCCCAGGGCTCTCCCGAGCGGGAGACCCGGGTGCTGGACATGGTGTCCCAGATGGACGCCGAGGGCTTCGGCGGCTGCACCCTCACCGGTGAGTGCGCCACGGCCTGCCCCAAGGGCATCCCCCTGTTCTCCATCACCGCAATGAACAAGGAGTGGCTGCGGGCGACCCGCAAGGTCAAGCGCTGA
- a CDS encoding fumarate reductase/succinate dehydrogenase flavoprotein subunit: protein MTSYSEYTEYTVGEPIEDEQAPSGPVSERWDTRRFQAKLVNPANRRKHTIIVVGTGLAGGAAGATLAEQGYHVVQFCYQDSPRRAHSIAAQGGINAAKNYRNDGDSIHRLFYDTVKGGDFRARESNVHRLAQISVEIIDQCVAQGVPFAREYGGLLDTRSFGGVQVSRTFYARGQTGQQLLLGAYQALSRQIAAGNVEMHARTEMLDLIVVDGRARGIVARDLVTGKISTYFADAVVLASGGYGNVFYLSTNAMNSNATAIWRAHRRGAYFANPCFTQIHPTCIPRSGDHQSKLTLMSESLRNDGRIWVPKAKGDTRPAAEIPEDERDYYLERIYPSFGNLVPRDIASRAAKNVCDEGRGVGPGGQGVYLDFADAIARMGRKAVEEKYGNLFDMYERITAENPYEVPMRIYPAIHYTMGGLWVDYDLQTTVPGLFAIGEANFSDHGANRLGASALMQGLADGYFVLPSTINDYLARHPHKEEVDAGHPAAVEAVRETEDWLAKLLAVDGDRTPDSFHREIGELVWEFCGMARTDEGLRKALDRIPQIREEFWRRIKVPGTGEEFNQSLEKANRVVDYLELAELMCLDALHRAESCGGHFREESQTPDGEAARRDEEFTYAAAWEFTDTGAAPVLHKEQLTFEYVHPTQRSYA, encoded by the coding sequence ATGACCTCGTACAGCGAATACACCGAGTACACCGTCGGCGAGCCGATCGAGGACGAGCAGGCGCCCTCCGGGCCGGTGAGCGAGCGCTGGGACACCCGCCGCTTCCAGGCCAAGCTGGTCAACCCCGCCAACCGCCGCAAGCACACCATCATCGTGGTGGGCACCGGCCTGGCCGGTGGCGCCGCCGGCGCCACCCTGGCCGAGCAGGGCTACCACGTGGTGCAGTTCTGCTACCAGGACTCGCCGCGACGGGCCCACTCCATCGCCGCCCAGGGCGGCATCAATGCCGCGAAGAACTACCGCAACGACGGCGACTCGATCCACCGGCTGTTCTACGACACCGTCAAGGGCGGCGACTTCCGCGCCCGCGAGTCCAACGTCCACCGCCTGGCGCAGATCTCGGTGGAGATCATCGACCAGTGCGTTGCCCAGGGCGTGCCGTTCGCCCGGGAGTACGGCGGTCTGCTGGACACCCGCTCGTTCGGCGGTGTGCAGGTCTCCCGCACCTTCTACGCCCGCGGCCAGACGGGCCAGCAGCTGCTGCTCGGCGCCTATCAGGCGCTGTCCCGCCAGATCGCGGCGGGCAATGTGGAGATGCACGCCCGCACCGAGATGCTGGACCTGATCGTGGTCGACGGGCGGGCGCGTGGCATCGTCGCCCGCGATCTGGTGACCGGCAAGATCTCCACGTACTTCGCCGACGCGGTGGTGCTGGCCAGCGGCGGCTACGGCAACGTCTTCTATCTGTCGACGAACGCCATGAACTCCAACGCGACCGCCATCTGGCGGGCGCACCGGCGCGGCGCGTACTTCGCCAACCCCTGCTTCACCCAGATCCACCCGACCTGCATCCCGCGCTCCGGGGACCACCAGTCCAAGCTGACCCTGATGAGCGAGTCGCTGCGCAACGACGGCCGGATCTGGGTGCCCAAGGCGAAGGGCGACACCCGTCCGGCCGCCGAGATCCCCGAGGACGAGCGCGACTACTACCTGGAGCGGATCTATCCGTCGTTCGGCAATCTGGTGCCGCGCGACATCGCCTCCCGCGCCGCGAAGAACGTCTGTGACGAGGGCCGCGGCGTCGGCCCCGGCGGCCAGGGCGTGTATCTGGACTTCGCCGACGCCATCGCCCGGATGGGCCGCAAGGCGGTCGAGGAGAAGTACGGCAACCTCTTCGACATGTACGAGCGGATCACGGCGGAGAACCCGTACGAGGTCCCGATGCGCATCTACCCCGCGATCCACTACACGATGGGCGGGCTGTGGGTCGACTACGACCTGCAGACCACCGTGCCGGGGCTGTTCGCGATCGGCGAGGCCAACTTCTCCGACCACGGCGCCAACCGGCTCGGCGCCTCCGCGCTGATGCAGGGCCTGGCCGACGGCTACTTCGTCCTGCCGTCCACGATCAACGACTATCTGGCCCGCCACCCGCACAAGGAAGAGGTGGACGCCGGGCACCCCGCGGCCGTGGAGGCGGTGCGGGAGACCGAGGACTGGCTGGCCAAGCTGCTGGCCGTCGACGGTGACCGCACCCCCGACTCGTTCCACCGCGAGATCGGCGAGCTGGTGTGGGAGTTCTGCGGCATGGCCCGCACCGACGAGGGGCTGCGCAAGGCGCTGGACCGCATCCCGCAGATCCGCGAGGAGTTCTGGCGCCGGATCAAGGTGCCGGGCACCGGCGAGGAGTTCAACCAGTCGCTGGAGAAGGCCAACCGGGTCGTGGACTATCTGGAGCTGGCCGAGCTGATGTGCCTGGACGCCCTGCACCGGGCCGAGTCCTGCGGTGGCCACTTCCGCGAGGAGTCCCAGACCCCCGATGGTGAGGCCGCCCGCCGGGACGAGGAGTTCACCTACGCCGCGGCCTGGGAGTTCACCGACACCGGCGCCGCCCCCGTGCTCCACAAGGAGCAGCTGACCTTTGAGTACGTCCACCCCACTCAGCGGAGCTACGCATGA
- a CDS encoding succinate dehydrogenase cytochrome b subunit translates to MALTTRPEQRPTRAERRPSMALTFWQSTLGKKIVMGVTGLIMIGYLCVHLLGNMKIFFGPGEFNGYGHWLRVMGAPVLHHQWGLWIARIVLVAAVVLHGVSAYQLSKRDIKARPQAYVHAKPRTSYATRTMRWGGVILALFIVWHILDLTTGTTHSGGFQEGHPYQNVVDTFSTWYGNVIYIVAMLAMGMHVQHGFWSAAQTLGAGSRTRDRALKATANGLAILLTAGFISIPVGVMTGVVS, encoded by the coding sequence ATGGCATTGACAACGCGGCCGGAGCAGCGTCCGACGCGGGCGGAGCGACGGCCGTCCATGGCGCTCACATTCTGGCAATCGACGCTCGGCAAGAAGATCGTCATGGGCGTGACCGGTCTGATCATGATCGGTTACCTCTGCGTTCACCTGCTCGGGAACATGAAGATCTTCTTCGGTCCCGGGGAGTTCAACGGCTACGGACACTGGCTGCGCGTCATGGGGGCGCCCGTCCTGCACCATCAGTGGGGCCTGTGGATCGCCCGTATCGTCCTGGTCGCCGCGGTGGTCCTGCACGGTGTTTCCGCCTACCAGCTGAGCAAGCGTGACATCAAGGCCCGCCCGCAGGCTTACGTCCACGCCAAGCCACGGACGAGCTATGCCACTCGGACCATGCGCTGGGGCGGGGTGATCCTGGCCCTGTTCATCGTCTGGCACATCCTGGACCTCACCACCGGCACCACGCACAGTGGCGGATTCCAGGAGGGCCACCCGTACCAGAACGTGGTGGACACCTTCTCCACCTGGTACGGGAACGTCATCTACATCGTGGCGATGCTGGCCATGGGCATGCACGTCCAGCACGGCTTCTGGAGCGCCGCGCAGACCCTCGGCGCGGGCAGCCGTACCCGTGACCGTGCCCTCAAGGCCACTGCCAATGGGCTGGCGATTCTTCTCACCGCCGGGTTCATCTCGATACCCGTCGGTGTCATGACCGGAGTGGTGAGCTGA
- a CDS encoding TetR/AcrR family transcriptional regulator has translation MTIGLRERKKAATRQSLHDAAVRLAAEHGVEHLTVEAIADAATVSRRTFSNYFASKEQALLHHDRARTVRLVELIRARPAGESLMTAVIRAAEQHCTEFAADPAQEEHYRTLRLHPALLPELVATYAAAERDLAEAAEERLPAGPDTPLRAQVLAATLLAAFRVVGQTALERREHDVVDLLRQAIGITREGFR, from the coding sequence ATGACTATCGGCCTGCGCGAACGCAAGAAGGCGGCGACCCGCCAGTCACTGCACGACGCCGCCGTGCGCCTCGCCGCCGAGCACGGCGTCGAGCACCTCACGGTGGAGGCCATCGCCGATGCCGCCACCGTCTCCCGGCGCACCTTCTCCAATTACTTCGCCAGCAAGGAACAGGCGCTGCTGCATCACGACCGGGCGCGCACGGTCCGGCTGGTCGAGCTGATCCGCGCCCGCCCGGCGGGAGAGTCCCTGATGACGGCGGTGATCCGGGCGGCCGAGCAGCACTGCACCGAGTTCGCCGCCGACCCGGCGCAGGAGGAGCACTACCGGACCCTGCGGCTGCATCCGGCGCTGCTCCCGGAACTGGTCGCCACCTACGCCGCCGCCGAGCGCGATCTCGCCGAGGCCGCCGAGGAGCGCCTCCCCGCCGGACCGGACACTCCCCTGCGGGCCCAGGTCCTCGCCGCGACCTTGCTGGCCGCCTTCCGCGTCGTCGGGCAGACGGCTCTCGAACGCCGTGAGCACGATGTCGTGGACCTGCTCCGGCAGGCCATCGGCATCACCCGCGAGGGCTTCCGCTGA